Part of the Maridesulfovibrio sp. genome, ATGTCGATTAGAACTTGGTCCAACAGATGCTTTGCATGCTTGTGTGTCCGGTCTGGCATTAATTTGTTGGGTCATGTTCCTTCGGTTGCTGCTTGGACGTTGGCGTTTTGGCCTTTTTTTTCTTTTTGGTTAAATAATTTTTGAAAAGTGTGGCTGATTCCAGCCCAGGATTAATTTCGAGAGCTTTCTTTATATGAGAAAGAGCTTCATCTTTGTTTTCAGTGTCAAAATATGCACGGGCAATATTGAAATGCAGGTTTTCGTCGTCAGGATAAATCTCCAATGCTTTTTTATAAAAAGTCAGCGCTTCATCATATCGCCTGCTTTTGCGCAGCACTATGGCGAAGAGGTTGAATTCCTGACGTTGTTCTTCAAGAAAAACGGCATCTAGATTCAGTAGTACTTGGATGATTTCATTGAGTTTGTCGAAATTTTCTTTCGTACACTGGACACTGCCCATACCTAGGTTCGCTTTGGGGTTCTCCGGGTCCAAGAGCAATGCCCCGGCAAAGGCATGCTCAGCATCATTCAGATTGCCTTTTTCAAATGCATCTTCTCCCTTGGTGATTTTGGCTTGGAGAGTCTTCAGGGCTGGCAGGGTTTTGCGCTGGTAGTAGTATAATTCAGGGCTGAACTGGGCTATGAAATCCTTTTCAGAAATAACGGTAATCATCCCGGACGGAATGTCCTGTTCATTTAATGGCTGCACATGGTACTTACTGTAGCCTACGCGAATGACGTAATGATAGGTTTTGTTTTCGGATTTTTGTGAGGTTGTACCTGCTCCGATTCTGGTCTTGATATTTTGGGAGTATACTCCCAGCACTTTCATTTCCTGAGTCATACTGTCGTCCTGCAAAAATTTGAATCAATTTTTTTACAGCAGTATAGCACATAATAGAAAAGCCCGTCTTTTATTAACGGGCTTTTCTATTGTAAATTGATATTGGCTGTGAATAGGTAGTGAGTGCTAAAGCCTTCCTTCTTCAACAGCGTGGCAGGCACAGAGAGTGCCGTTTTCCAGATTGCGTGCGAGGGGAACTTCTTCCCGGCAGCGATCGTTTGCAAATGTACAGCGACCATGGAAGACACAGCCTGTAGGCAGGTTGATGGGGGTGGGCACATCACCGGAAAGATGAATATGCTTCTTCTTTTCCCCGCCAAGTGTCGGAATGGCCGAAAGCAGTGCCCTTGTGTACGGGTGCTGCGGGCTGGCAAAGATTTCCTTGGCTGTGCCCAGTTCGCAAAGACTACCCAGATACATGACCGCCACGCGGGTGGAAATGTGTTCAACAACCGAAAGGTCGTGGCTGATGAACAGGTAGGTCAGGTTGCGTTCTTCCTGCGCATCCATGAGCAGGTTCAGGATCTGGGCCTGAATGGAAACGTCCAATGCGGCGATTGGTTCATCTGCTACAATGAATTCAGGTTCAACAGCCAGAGCGCGGGCAATGCTGATGCGCTGGCGCTGTCCACCGGAGAACTCATGGGGATAGTTTCCGGCCCATTCCGGGTCCATACCCACACTGCGCATTACTTTGTGCAGCTTATCTTTTGCGTCGCCCCGTGAAATGCCCTTGTTATGGAAATAGATAGGCTCCTCAATGATCTGGCGCACGGTCATGCGCGGGTTCAGAGAGGCATAGGGGTCCTGAAAGACCATTTGCATTTTTGTACGGTAGGGAAGCATCTTCGAGTGAGGCAGGTTGTCGATGCGTTCTCCGCCGTAGTATACTTCACCGGAGTTAGGCGGATAAAGGCCCATTACGGTTCTTGCAAGGGTTGATTTA contains:
- a CDS encoding tetratricopeptide repeat protein — protein: MTQEMKVLGVYSQNIKTRIGAGTTSQKSENKTYHYVIRVGYSKYHVQPLNEQDIPSGMITVISEKDFIAQFSPELYYYQRKTLPALKTLQAKITKGEDAFEKGNLNDAEHAFAGALLLDPENPKANLGMGSVQCTKENFDKLNEIIQVLLNLDAVFLEEQRQEFNLFAIVLRKSRRYDEALTFYKKALEIYPDDENLHFNIARAYFDTENKDEALSHIKKALEINPGLESATLFKNYLTKKKKKAKTPTSKQQPKEHDPTN
- a CDS encoding oligopeptide/dipeptide ABC transporter ATP-binding protein; the encoded protein is MPTDSLVKIKNLVKHFDISGGLLDQLQMENGRITRNRTIVKAVNNVSFEIKKGETLSVVGESGCGKSTLARTVMGLYPPNSGEVYYGGERIDNLPHSKMLPYRTKMQMVFQDPYASLNPRMTVRQIIEEPIYFHNKGISRGDAKDKLHKVMRSVGMDPEWAGNYPHEFSGGQRQRISIARALAVEPEFIVADEPIAALDVSIQAQILNLLMDAQEERNLTYLFISHDLSVVEHISTRVAVMYLGSLCELGTAKEIFASPQHPYTRALLSAIPTLGGEKKKHIHLSGDVPTPINLPTGCVFHGRCTFANDRCREEVPLARNLENGTLCACHAVEEGRL